Within Topomyia yanbarensis strain Yona2022 chromosome 2, ASM3024719v1, whole genome shotgun sequence, the genomic segment GTTTTCTGAGACCAAGAAATTGAACGGtaaacataagttttttttcCTTCCTGCTTTGTTAAGTTCAGATGCTGCTGTGTGAAAGCTCTAAGGGGTGGGGTGAGAAAATGGGCGCGACTGTCTGGTTTGCTTCGCAAACGGCATACCTACCAGGCGCACTAGAACGCAATAGAATGGTTGACGCGTATAATGTAAAAAGAATGCCAAAAATTTAGggattattgttttattttttttttcacaggAATAAAACTTATTATAGCTGGCGTTGCTCACGTAAAATGGATACAGCACCGAGGCCCCAATCGTTATAGTACCACTTTTAAGGGCAGTGAAGCTTGCCTACACTCGGAAATTGATTTGCTGCGAGCAGATGGTACGGGAAGAAAATCCTTGAttcaattaaatatttttaaagttaaTTTACCTTTAGGTGACTCGATGGACGTTCCAGCCGGGAAGCACACGTACAGCTTCGATTGCCCTCTGCCGGAATCACTGCCGGCTACCTTTGAAGGGAAGCAAGGTCGCATCCAGTACATAATCACTGTGATTTTACAACGTTCCTGGAAGGCAGATAAGATATTCACGATTGAATTTATAGTGTTACGAAGGGTGGATCTGAGTGCGGAACCACCCTCGATTCGTGGTCCGGCACGGGTTGAGATCAGTAAGGCGTTCCGTTGTTGGCCCTGCCGAACTGGTCCCTTGATAGCCACGTTGCAAACTTCCGCTACAGGGTATGTCCCCGGACAGAGAATCGCCCTGGTGCTGGAGGTTAACAATGGAAGCAATTCGAAGATTCAGTCCATTCATCTCAAGCTGGTGATGGTGGTTACGTACACCAGCGATACGCCTCGAGTGAAGCTGAAGATCGACCGCGAGGATGTAGTTCAGATTGAACTCGATCAGACAGACGAAAGCGATGAGGTGAAATACGAGGAAAGCCTGATAGTACCCCAGCTACCGGCTTCCAGTGGAAGTGATAGTTGCTGCAAAAAGATTAAAATCGAGTACGAGCTGGTGGCGGAACTGGAGGTTGGTGCAGTGCATCAGCTGCTGAAGTTAACCATTCCCGTCGTCATTGGAACGATTCCACTCAACGGAGACCGGCGTGAGTCGACTATCATGGAACTGGAATCATAAATACGCAGCGATCAACAGTGAAAGTCTGGTTTTAGGTTATAGTTACCTATTTGTTTTTGGAGTGCTTGTTAACATTATACATACACATATTATTTATAGCGATATTTTGCAAAGTGTTGTCACGTTTGCTTGTTAATGTTGAAGTGTCACAATGATAATAATAACCATAATACGCTCATTCCAGTGTATATTTACATAAATATATTATGAAGAGGCTATGACCACCAGGTCAGTTGTTCACTGCTCATACGATAgctttttcgttttcgtttctcGAAAGTCCTGTCTTATACTGGTATAATTATTAACAAGTTCAGGTAGTCTAAACACAATGCTCTCAAAAACGGAAATGCTCAATAGAAAATAACACAAGCCTTAATTAATATTAAATGGCTTAAAATGCTCGAGTCGTCCTATGGTTATTTTTGACTTAAATTAAAGTCATAAAGTAGCAGTCATACCAGTTTTTGGGGGTCTGACTTTTCGATTATCTGAAAGGCCAGATAAAGTAAAAGTcgattaatatattttttgcttTAGCTTTGATAATCCTAGACCAGATAACTAGGTGCCCCTCTCTATAAGCTTTTTACGCGTGTGTATCGCGTTTACATATCATCGCACAACGTTGAGATTGACGGTGTTGTCAGCGGACCAAGTCACTGGCAAGGATATGTGTGACCAATGACAACATGCTTAAGATGACCAATGTATTGGACTGTAATCAGTTGTGCTCAGTATTACTTGTAGGGGAAAATCTTCCCATTGACTTCTATAGCGTTGCTTGTCAAACGAACAACAAACATTGTATTGGTTCTGTGCACCCACCCACCCCCGCCGCCTGTTGCCTTCTCCGCAGCTGGTTTTAGGAAACCGTAACTCACACTACGTTTAATGGGTAACCATTTTCAATGAAAATTGATCCTCTATGATATACAATCTCAAACAAGCAAAAGTTCGGAAAATACTTCAAAAGTATACTTAAGCTGTTATGATATTTGAAAGCTGCTTAAATCGCTATTATAAATAATAACGTTTAATTGGGAGAATTACTTAACACCAGAAGCTTCAGTAGCTCTCTACAAACTTTTGATTGCTTGGGATACATGCGACAAATTGAATACGGTAATTTTAAATACAGGTACAGATTGCCTTATCACACGTTCTCGACACTAACTATTGATTAGAAAGAAATGCGATGATTTCCTCTACTCTTGTTTCGATGAAAGAGCTGCTTCCGACCGAAGAATATGAGTACTTCGCTGGTTTGATTCTGGAAGCACCAGAACAAGATAAGTACTCTTTGAAATACGGCCAGGAATATCCGATGAACCTTACACAGTGACACACTTTCAACTACACCATACAAAAATGTTGTACTGATAATGTTTAGTATACTATACGGtgcagattttttttgcatggTGAATAACATGGAACAATACATCGAGTACGATAACATTATCACCAAGATTCCTGTTTATATCGATAAGGATATTACGGGAAGTCgcctacatgatttggcaccgcgcatttttaaaataataaaaggaAATCATATCGAAATAAAGATAAGTGGAATCCCCTGGAGAAAGTTTTTCCCCGGTATTCTTAACAGGGCTCATATGGTTAGAATGCAGCTACCAACTTATTCCATCTTACTTGACCTACGAATGCAAATCTGCTCGAGGTATCACCTACATTAAAGAACCCTGTGCCCATACCCAGGGTAGACGCCCACGAGTCGCACCATATGTCAAAACTGCTAAGGAAAATGGATCTACTACAACcagagtcggaaaatgttttttttttcatttgccaaaatcaggcgaaactgacgaaagaacgaagcttctatccataccactagcactttgcgaaatcgaaaatgagacaacgggccaggacaaagcaagcatgtagcagagcgttttcattattctctccgcacgctcgttttcgctttgagattcagaatgatattggtaacttagatattgaacttactgctggggaaacgaaaatacactagcaatgatatttatttgtcgatgctcgattctgtaAATTTGCGAGCTAATGGtggtattgtaagacggaagcctgatcggtgtgcatatttctcatttaaactatgttctagttgcattattagatgcacattgcattaatttcatttaatgaatgagaATCGCAAATTACTGAGCATGCATCAAAACTGAAATTCCAAATCCAATAACAATTTTGAGGTAATCACGTCAAGCTAAGAAAACGAAGCTTTCTAAATCAAATTAAAGTCGCTAAACTCGAAGATAATGCTTGTTTCCTTCTCCAAATAAACGTGGTCGAGAttcttttgaaaaaatgttttggatGCTCATTTGTTTCGTGTGAACATCCGATCGACAACAGTTCGAAAGCTAGTGATCTACCCTTTCCATAAATGTTCGAGCAAACAAAGATTATTGACAAGACTCATAGCGGCAGCTTTACGGTGCCctggatcttttatatgttgTGCTGCTTcagggggtcatttaattctctcttgtttttcacttATGGTAGACCAGTgcaaatccgtcgtcattgttgtTGCCTTCCATGTCCATTGCTTAGAGTTGATTTTGAGGTGCCGAGTGCTTCTTTTGCAGTTTATTGTGGTCTAAATTGCTGCAACCAATTTGGCTACCGTTTGTGGTTGCCTGAACtctttttgggttggtttggcgtagatgagttggcaattgGTTGAGATACAttctcctctgcatcttccgtaCAATATTGTCTATGATGTGCTGTCTAATTACAGCCCTTGCATGTAGGAATTTGCctcttagggaccattcataaataaccctacccaggaccctccccctgaatCCGCCGATGGCGTAGTTTGTTTAATTGTAGTTCcatgagttttgagttttgtaGCAAAGTAGGAGGGAACAGGTCTTTCGACACACATCGTCCTACAAAACGCCGTAAGGTGTACCCAGGAAGAAGCAACTCAACTTGTGCAACttgctcaggaggggtacggggtgataggtcatgtaaccttacatctatatagtAATTTTCAATATAGACGGGAATCTTTATTTCAACGTTGTCAATTTCAACCACATGTTTTAAGTTGCTCTGtcaaacgaaacgctcggcttgggctaacgtgttgaatgatattaatacTGCATTGCGAAGATGACGATACTGAAGGTACTCCACTTCCGAACGCCTAGCTGCATTttcacttcacgaaaactcggTTGTATCGAACAAAAtgtaaagtcaacgaccgcggtGTTGGGTCTGAGCAGAGCTTTTTCGttaactttactcatgatgacaaggaTAGTCAactgtttcctttgttctcgaaacattgcacactagatcgagaggcctgttgttcacttggctcgattgtaggtCTGACTCCGGCCGAAGTAGCAAGTAGACTGTAGCAACCAAAGTTgaacaagtataatttgcgacCGCTTGTAACCTTGAAGATATACATTAtaatggttcaatttttgacttttagctccaccaggctctactgattccttttatggtccttagtaattgtgcaaattttggtaccgatcggttgtgtctaccatccaaaaatttcaaaatttctatggaaatttatatggaacattgaaaataaattcttaaaaaatcacctcatcaatcaattaatcagaattctatttatttctaaaggtattcttctgctgaacacattcggggaacattgtaagtttatgaaaattcgctgagaaaagttattaactaaagaagcagcatgacttcaaaacaagtggattttattatttatcatagcaacactgttcgaaAAGCTGTAACTTCCATtcgcgagcggtgggtggcaagtctagtttacacttgtataacgatggagctattcaagcagggttgctatgattaataataaaatccacttgttttgaaatcgtgctgcttctttagttaataacttttctgaatgaattttcataaacttactaTGTTCCccaaatgtgttcagtagaagaatacctctagaaataaatagaattctgattaattgattgatgaggtgaatTTTTAGGAatgtattttcaatgttaaccgattttccatgcaaacttccatataaacacaactgatcggtaccaaaatttgcactattactaaggaccataaaaggaatcagtagagcctggtggagctaaaagtcaaaaattggaccagtcTAAAATACATGTAATCCACAgatattatatatttttagaaaggaCATATCCCCTGAACTGAACTaattaaaagaagaaaaaaatgtttttttaaaaaatttctaaaatgtttcattgaaaaaaagaatgaatattgttttcgtactCAGTTACCCAAACTAAGCCtagaaaatactttttctcgcaacttagttttttttgtaaacttgTGTAATTGATCTAATATATGTATATAAAACTAAGATTTATATTCCAATGTGGTGATAAAATTATCTCCGATTCCAAAAGGTTTTCATTCATGCAAAGGAAATAAAATAGCTCCACTAAACCAAAAAACCTCTAAACACCAGTATTAATTATGTTTACAGAATTCATTATAACAGCCAAAGTGCCTGTATGTGGAAACAGCTCAATTAGATGACTGGAAGTTGCGCAATAATTAGCGGTTGGAAGGTTTTGCTTCCAACTTGCTAACAATATCATAGTTAATGTGGGATCTTGAGCCCATCATCATCCAGTTCCTATTATCATCCTAGTCATCTGAAGCTCGCGATACCAGCGTCTGCCATTTATATTCAAAGCATTTTATACATTCAAAGGAAAGGTAGGAAGAAAATCGGATCATTTTTATTTGACTCTAACCCAAAGCAAATATATAAACACCAATTTCAACGCATTGCAACGATTGCAGGCCGAGTAGTAATTAGCATACAGGATCAAAGTAGGCCAATAACCCTGGATGAGTTATCACCACAATTTATGTTTAAGTGACAACATAAACAAAGGACCACCAAAAGCAATCACTTCAATCGACGTCATTATTCGAATAACTGACCTTCGCGATTcagcgagtttttcgtgaattttGGTTTTCTCGCCTACCCTGATGTGTATGCGGTGATGTGCAACAATGAGATTCATCGCGAAATAACTTTGCAGCGGCGCGTCTGTATCATATAGGTACACGTTGATAGCCAGGTTGATAGTATCAGGTGGCGGCTTTGGTGTACGTGTTCAGAGCTTGCCGGAATAGTGAGCGTCAAACGAAAAAGAAACAGACATTTATTTGGTTTATCCAGTATACATGCACCACGCGCCTCATGCTGGATATTTTTTGAACCAATATTAGTGCTACTACCAGTGAACATAAACTTTGCCAATTAGGTTTTCAACAGTCATTCTTGGATATTCGAAGAAGTCGGATATAAGTAACTCTATGCAGCAGTCTAAAGTGATATTTGTTGTTTCCTCGTTTATttcggaaaaaatcaaccaTAAGTTCGATAGCTCGGCACAATGACGGTGACCTgtgaaatcaagtttgaaaaCAACCCTCAAAGTATATTTTACGTGGGTCAAACATTGAACGGAACTGCAGTACTGCAACTTTCCGAGGCCGAATCGGTAACTGGTAAGTCGAAACCGGTGATAACTTTCGAGTCAGGGTGTATGACCTTGAT encodes:
- the LOC131685930 gene encoding arrestin domain-containing protein 17-like; this encodes MPTTCKFRLRNDTNKVYYCGEKLDGSIDLTFSETKKLNGIKLIIAGVAHVKWIQHRGPNRYSTTFKGSEACLHSEIDLLRADGDSMDVPAGKHTYSFDCPLPESLPATFEGKQGRIQYIITVILQRSWKADKIFTIEFIVLRRVDLSAEPPSIRGPARVEISKAFRCWPCRTGPLIATLQTSATGYVPGQRIALVLEVNNGSNSKIQSIHLKLVMVVTYTSDTPRVKLKIDREDVVQIELDQTDESDEVKYEESLIVPQLPASSGSDSCCKKIKIEYELVAELEVGAVHQLLKLTIPVVIGTIPLNGDRRESTIMELES